In a genomic window of Dyadobacter fermentans DSM 18053:
- a CDS encoding ATP-binding protein gives MKQKATLLGTIEDVKGSTVKVLLSNDSLSGLAYVDGHGYRIGQIGTFIKIPLGFSLLYGIIVQVGASAVPENLVDKLPYGTRWMTIQLVGEGSTTKTFQKGISQFPTIGDEVHLVSESDLENIYGKISNVNYINIGSIANSDSIPALLDIDKLVTRHCAVVGSTGSGKSNSVSALLQSINTGNYPKAKIILIDPHSEYHTALQNQSKVYSIGGKNPLKIPYWCLSYNELALILFDKKQAMDSAQDLKLQQEILKQKIENASKLLSGAIPENQITVDSPIPFDLKKIWYELYIETNCTVQVKSDLSTISFKVDENGEPIIGSKETLELPQFNPAGTGSSPPFIYDPSKLMLSYLGKLRGKLLDNRLGFLFDCAEYDGINIDLNSLLNDWLNHDKPITILDLGGIPYNIIDLAVGQITRLTYETMFWGRKIDGIGRQRPLLLVFEEAHSYLPHGGGGVHVQGYATSAVQRVCKEGRKYGIGAIIISQRPSDLDTSILSQCGTFIALRLSTSDDQSIIKSYLPDNSGNLSDYLPSLRTGEAIVVGEAIKIPSRVAIYEVTPRPDSGDPLPSETWNKVEPAKPNFSMALTNWRKQKI, from the coding sequence ATGAAACAAAAAGCAACACTACTTGGCACTATCGAAGATGTAAAGGGGTCAACAGTTAAAGTTTTACTCTCGAACGACTCATTGTCAGGACTAGCTTATGTTGATGGACATGGATACAGAATTGGACAAATAGGTACCTTCATCAAGATTCCCCTTGGCTTCTCGCTATTGTATGGTATCATCGTGCAGGTTGGCGCAAGCGCCGTTCCTGAAAACTTAGTTGACAAACTCCCGTATGGTACTAGGTGGATGACTATTCAACTTGTAGGTGAGGGCTCAACTACAAAGACATTTCAGAAAGGAATTAGCCAATTCCCAACCATTGGCGACGAAGTACACTTGGTTTCCGAAAGTGACTTGGAAAATATTTATGGAAAAATTTCTAATGTAAATTATATTAATATTGGAAGTATTGCAAATTCTGACTCCATACCAGCCCTTCTAGACATCGACAAGCTTGTAACCCGTCATTGTGCAGTTGTTGGTTCTACGGGATCTGGAAAATCTAATTCTGTCTCTGCTTTGCTCCAATCTATAAATACAGGAAATTATCCAAAAGCAAAAATAATATTAATTGATCCACACTCTGAATATCACACGGCTCTACAAAACCAAAGCAAAGTTTATTCAATTGGCGGCAAAAATCCCCTTAAGATACCCTATTGGTGCTTATCATATAATGAATTAGCGTTAATCCTGTTTGATAAAAAGCAGGCTATGGATTCAGCGCAAGACCTTAAACTTCAACAGGAGATTTTGAAGCAGAAAATAGAAAATGCAAGTAAGTTACTAAGTGGAGCTATCCCGGAAAACCAAATAACAGTTGATTCACCAATCCCGTTTGATTTAAAGAAGATTTGGTATGAACTATATATCGAGACGAACTGTACCGTTCAAGTTAAGAGTGATCTCAGCACCATTTCCTTTAAAGTAGACGAAAATGGAGAACCAATAATTGGCAGTAAAGAAACACTGGAATTACCTCAATTTAATCCCGCTGGTACGGGTTCATCACCACCTTTTATTTATGATCCGAGCAAACTGATGTTGTCATATCTGGGAAAGCTTAGAGGAAAATTATTGGACAACCGACTGGGATTTTTATTCGATTGCGCAGAATACGACGGAATAAATATTGATTTGAATTCACTTCTAAATGATTGGCTGAACCATGACAAGCCGATAACCATTCTTGATCTAGGAGGAATCCCCTACAATATCATTGATTTGGCTGTTGGACAAATTACGAGACTTACGTACGAGACAATGTTTTGGGGACGTAAAATTGATGGTATCGGTAGGCAGCGGCCGCTCCTACTAGTCTTTGAAGAAGCACACTCCTACTTGCCTCATGGGGGTGGAGGGGTACATGTTCAGGGCTATGCCACTTCTGCGGTACAAAGAGTCTGTAAAGAGGGGAGAAAATACGGAATTGGGGCTATAATCATTAGTCAGCGTCCATCTGATTTAGATACATCTATTCTATCCCAATGCGGGACCTTCATCGCGTTACGTTTATCAACGTCCGATGACCAATCAATTATAAAGTCTTACCTACCAGATAACTCCGGCAACTTGTCTGACTATCTGCCATCACTTAGGACAGGAGAAGCAATAGTAGTTGGTGAGGCTATAAAGATTCCAAGTCGAGTAGCTATTTATGAGGTTACACCGCGTCCGGATAGTGGAGACCCACTTCCTTCAGAAACTTGGAATAAAGTCGAGCCTGCCAAGCCAAATTTTTCAATGGCTTTAACTAATTGGAGAAAACAAAAAATATAA
- a CDS encoding putative phage abortive infection protein, whose amino-acid sequence MKKSEQSFGLLALVITLIWVISWICIDTFVEVKDQGIFGDKFGAVNALFSGLALAGIIYSLSMQKQELALQRQELTATRNEFKQQNFENVFFNLLRNQQDITNTNIASIDELHTISKIRTVSVKGREFFHFSKRELKRIRQALEREKYEIYDQGYYASIPAIGYATAEEAEKADGHLWPDAQREFAITYYKISKDIWEEYGHSLPIEKAILCYQIYHQKYHYIVGHYFRNILHILNFLETTEHQEASNSGTNDEQVTITYRYAKYGQYIHSQMSGPELMLLYYHCLANSNMMRLVKKYNLLDSLMKRQLISLDHAIEGIFQE is encoded by the coding sequence ATGAAAAAATCAGAACAATCATTTGGTCTTTTAGCTCTTGTAATCACGCTAATATGGGTCATTAGTTGGATTTGTATTGACACTTTTGTCGAAGTAAAAGATCAAGGAATTTTTGGTGATAAATTTGGCGCTGTAAATGCGTTATTTTCCGGTCTTGCACTAGCGGGAATTATATATTCGTTGTCTATGCAAAAACAAGAACTAGCATTACAACGACAAGAGCTGACCGCAACGCGAAATGAATTTAAGCAGCAGAACTTTGAAAACGTTTTTTTTAATCTCCTTAGAAACCAACAAGATATCACTAATACTAATATCGCGTCGATAGACGAACTCCACACAATTAGCAAAATCCGTACTGTGTCAGTAAAGGGTCGAGAGTTTTTTCATTTTAGCAAACGTGAATTGAAGCGAATTCGCCAAGCGTTAGAACGTGAAAAGTACGAAATTTATGATCAAGGGTATTATGCAAGTATACCCGCAATAGGCTATGCAACAGCCGAAGAAGCTGAAAAAGCCGACGGACATCTGTGGCCTGACGCTCAACGAGAATTTGCGATTACCTACTACAAGATAAGCAAGGATATTTGGGAAGAGTACGGACACTCGTTGCCAATAGAAAAAGCAATTTTATGTTATCAGATTTATCATCAAAAATACCACTACATAGTTGGCCACTATTTTAGGAACATATTGCATATTCTGAATTTTCTAGAAACGACCGAACATCAGGAAGCTTCAAATTCTGGCACAAACGACGAGCAAGTAACGATTACTTATCGATATGCTAAATATGGCCAATATATTCACTCTCAAATGTCAGGCCCGGAGTTAATGCTACTATACTACCATTGTCTAGCTAATTCAAATATGATGAGACTCGTAAAAAAATACAATTTACTTGACAGTCTTATGAAGAGGCAATTAATCAGTCTAGACCATGCCATAGAGGGTATATTTCAAGAATAA
- a CDS encoding KTSC domain-containing protein — translation MEMIDVSSSTVQAIGYDEATGTLRVVFLKSGTYEYYLVPSEIYLAFISAPSKGQFHNLYIKKGGYSYSRV, via the coding sequence ATGGAAATGATTGATGTATCGTCCAGCACAGTGCAGGCGATAGGCTATGATGAAGCAACTGGCACATTGCGTGTTGTCTTTCTAAAGAGCGGGACCTACGAGTATTATTTAGTCCCCAGTGAAATTTATCTCGCCTTCATATCCGCACCATCTAAAGGGCAATTTCATAATTTATATATAAAGAAAGGCGGATACAGTTACTCACGGGTTTAG
- a CDS encoding FAD-dependent oxidoreductase: MKRRNFLGSVALGGSLLSQPSTEKSVQATPGPDNKAKATLSADLVIAGGGLGGCAAALAALRNGLSVILTEETDWIGGQLSQQGVPPDEHQWIETHGATKAYRDFRTAVREYYQKNYPLTAEARSRKNLNPGDGSVSKLCHEPRVAVAVLTDMLNPYLSTGKLTLLLEHKIVAADVKGNKVQALTAQNRRNKALVTLTAPYFADATELGDLLPMTGTEYVTGAESKAETGEFHAPEKADPNNVQAFTVCFAIDYRPGENHVIEKPREYDFWKNYVPKMGKPWSGRLLDLSYSNPKTLEPKQLGFHPEGIPTGNNLNLWLYRRIINKANFAPGTYAGDITIVNWPQNDYTLGNLIGASEKDFDKHFERGKQLSLSLLYWLQTEAPRPDGGKGWPGIRLRKDVMGTEDGLAKYPYVRESRRIKALFTIKEEHVGAEQRAAVTGQSAGVKAAAFEDSVGIGYYHIDLHPSTGGDNYIDFGSLPFQIPLGALLPVRMENILPANKNIGTTHITNGCYRLHPVEWSIGEAVGLLVKYASSKNVLPRAVRGDKGLLAGFQGFVKGEGIELEWKG, from the coding sequence ATGAAACGCCGTAATTTCCTGGGAAGCGTCGCGCTTGGCGGCAGCTTGCTTTCCCAACCTTCCACTGAAAAGTCTGTACAAGCCACTCCCGGCCCGGATAACAAAGCAAAAGCCACATTGAGTGCCGACCTCGTGATCGCGGGCGGAGGCCTGGGCGGATGCGCGGCCGCATTGGCGGCATTGCGCAATGGTCTGTCGGTAATCCTCACCGAAGAAACCGACTGGATCGGAGGCCAGCTCTCGCAGCAGGGCGTTCCGCCCGACGAGCACCAGTGGATCGAAACGCACGGCGCCACGAAGGCTTACCGTGATTTCCGCACCGCCGTGCGTGAATACTACCAGAAAAACTACCCGCTCACCGCCGAAGCCCGCAGCCGCAAAAACCTCAACCCCGGCGACGGATCCGTGTCCAAGCTCTGCCACGAACCGCGTGTAGCCGTAGCCGTGCTCACCGACATGCTGAACCCGTACCTCAGCACCGGCAAGCTCACATTGCTTTTGGAACATAAAATCGTGGCTGCCGACGTAAAAGGCAACAAAGTACAAGCCCTCACCGCCCAGAACCGTCGCAACAAAGCCTTGGTAACCCTCACCGCGCCCTATTTCGCGGACGCTACCGAGCTCGGCGACCTGCTGCCCATGACCGGCACCGAATACGTCACCGGCGCCGAATCCAAAGCCGAAACCGGCGAATTCCACGCCCCCGAAAAAGCCGACCCGAACAATGTGCAGGCATTCACCGTCTGCTTCGCGATCGACTACCGCCCGGGCGAAAATCATGTGATCGAAAAGCCGCGCGAATACGATTTCTGGAAGAACTACGTGCCCAAAATGGGCAAACCCTGGTCGGGCAGGCTGCTGGACCTTTCCTACTCCAACCCCAAAACCCTCGAACCGAAACAGCTCGGCTTCCACCCGGAAGGCATCCCGACCGGCAATAATCTCAACCTCTGGCTCTACCGCCGCATCATCAACAAGGCCAACTTCGCCCCCGGTACCTATGCCGGCGACATTACCATCGTAAACTGGCCGCAAAACGACTACACCCTCGGCAACCTCATCGGCGCCAGCGAAAAGGACTTCGACAAGCATTTCGAACGCGGCAAGCAGCTCAGCCTCTCGCTCCTGTACTGGCTCCAAACCGAGGCCCCACGCCCCGACGGCGGCAAAGGCTGGCCCGGCATCCGCCTCCGCAAAGACGTCATGGGCACCGAAGACGGCCTCGCCAAATACCCTTACGTCCGCGAATCGCGGCGCATTAAAGCGCTATTTACCATTAAGGAAGAGCACGTCGGCGCCGAGCAGCGCGCTGCTGTCACCGGGCAATCTGCGGGCGTGAAAGCGGCTGCTTTTGAGGATAGCGTCGGGATTGGCTATTACCATATTGACTTGCACCCCAGCACCGGCGGGGATAATTACATTGATTTCGGGTCATTGCCGTTTCAGATTCCGTTGGGCGCGCTGCTGCCGGTGCGGATGGAGAATATTCTGCCTGCTAACAAGAATATTGGTACCACGCATATTACAAATGGATGTTACCGGCTGCATCCGGTGGAGTGGAGTATTGGGGAGGCTGTGGGGTTGTTGGTGAAGTATGCTTCTTCGAAGAATGTGCTTCCGCGTGCTGTAAGGGGGGATAAGGGGTTGTTGGCGGGGTTTCAGGGGTTTGTGAAGGGGGAGGGGATTGAGTTGGAGTGGAAAGGGTGA
- the gldF gene encoding gliding motility-associated ABC transporter permease subunit GldF, which translates to MLAIFRKEVASFFNSLIAYIVMAVFLTAIGLIVWVFPDSNILDYGYADLGSFFGLAPYVLIFLIPAITMRSLAEESRNGTLELLLTKPIRNIDLVLGKFLANWVLVVLTLLPTLIYYYSVYQLGNPVGDVDSAAVAGSYLGLLLLSGVLVAMGVWASSLNDNQIVAFILGVFLAFIWYVGFGAVSGMFGDGFAANLLSGIALDVQYQALGKGLIDSRNVIYLLSLIIFFIFLTLWRVESMRK; encoded by the coding sequence GTGTTAGCAATCTTCCGAAAAGAGGTAGCCAGTTTTTTCAACTCATTGATCGCCTACATTGTGATGGCGGTCTTTCTGACGGCTATCGGCCTGATCGTCTGGGTTTTTCCCGATTCCAATATCCTCGACTACGGTTACGCCGACCTCGGCTCGTTTTTCGGCCTTGCGCCTTATGTGCTCATTTTCCTGATACCGGCCATTACCATGCGGTCGCTGGCCGAGGAATCGCGGAATGGCACGCTGGAACTGCTGCTTACCAAGCCCATTCGCAATATTGACCTCGTACTCGGCAAGTTCCTGGCCAACTGGGTGCTGGTAGTGCTTACATTGCTGCCGACGCTCATTTATTATTATAGTGTATATCAATTGGGAAACCCGGTCGGCGACGTGGACTCTGCGGCTGTGGCGGGCTCTTACCTTGGGCTGCTGCTGCTGAGCGGCGTGTTGGTGGCGATGGGCGTGTGGGCTTCCTCGCTGAATGACAACCAGATCGTCGCATTCATTCTCGGCGTGTTTCTGGCATTCATCTGGTATGTCGGTTTTGGCGCGGTTTCGGGGATGTTTGGAGATGGGTTCGCGGCCAATCTGCTTTCCGGTATAGCCCTGGACGTTCAGTACCAGGCATTGGGCAAGGGGCTTATCGACTCCCGCAATGTGATCTACCTGCTCAGTCTGATCATCTTCTTTATCTTCCTGACGCTCTGGCGGGTAGAAAGTATGCGGAAGTGA
- a CDS encoding RNA polymerase sigma factor: MSSTYTRTGAPKIPPSLLISFSYGNAAIICYSPSSHTGNFIRLPVSNLQLTIKQLLATSKVKYSEEELVSALKKNERNAFEFLYDHYSGALFNIISKTLRDEEKAADVLQECFLKIWKNIESYNPEKGRLFTWIMNIARNGAIDAVRAEGRKPAMDDIENTVVLNEKDTYEDSQTISSDMKAIVDMLRPERKILIDMAYFQGYTHEEISEELSIPLGTVKSRIRTALQELKQYFAV; this comes from the coding sequence ATGAGCAGCACTTACACACGGACCGGGGCACCAAAGATTCCACCTTCTCTGCTGATATCTTTTTCGTACGGAAACGCGGCTATAATTTGTTACAGTCCGTCGAGCCATACCGGAAATTTTATTAGATTGCCAGTAAGTAATTTACAATTAACTATTAAGCAACTCTTGGCGACCAGCAAGGTAAAATACTCGGAAGAGGAATTGGTGTCAGCTCTGAAAAAAAACGAGCGAAACGCCTTTGAATTCCTGTACGACCATTACTCAGGAGCTTTGTTTAATATCATTTCAAAGACGTTGAGGGACGAGGAGAAAGCCGCAGATGTGTTACAGGAATGCTTTCTTAAGATTTGGAAAAATATAGAATCCTATAATCCGGAGAAAGGACGATTGTTTACATGGATTATGAATATCGCGCGGAACGGTGCGATAGACGCAGTCAGGGCGGAGGGCCGGAAGCCGGCAATGGATGATATTGAAAACACGGTGGTCCTTAATGAGAAGGATACGTACGAAGATTCACAGACAATCAGTTCGGACATGAAGGCGATTGTCGACATGCTCAGGCCCGAACGGAAAATACTCATCGACATGGCCTATTTCCAGGGCTACACGCATGAGGAAATATCCGAAGAGCTCAGCATTCCGCTCGGCACCGTGAAATCGCGCATCCGAACCGCATTACAAGAGTTAAAACAATACTTTGCAGTATGA
- a CDS encoding anti-sigma factor — MNIQAYIESGILEEYVLGTVSPQEKQEVECMSHIYPEIKEELLRTESALEEYALKHQATPPPSLKDSIFAQMNFDAAPEGEEQSEETDEKIIPLADGTATVQPAPVEAPVIDHAFDRVETQVVTPTWAKLAVAAAVLLALFAGWSAMQMTDMKSANNEAVAKVESMEADMAAMKAQTEYNEAVAALFRSPTYKHVHLAGLPKSPESAVSAFWNTQTNEVLLDVQNLPAAPQGKQYQLWSIVDGKPVDIGMLDNAFTGKVLKMKNTKAGSAAFAITLEKEGGNPTPTMEEMYVMGKVV; from the coding sequence ATGAATATCCAAGCCTATATAGAGTCCGGTATATTGGAGGAATATGTATTGGGCACTGTCTCTCCCCAGGAGAAACAGGAGGTGGAGTGTATGTCGCATATTTACCCTGAGATCAAGGAAGAGCTGTTGCGTACCGAAAGTGCATTGGAAGAATATGCACTGAAACACCAGGCAACGCCGCCCCCTTCATTGAAGGATTCGATTTTTGCGCAGATGAATTTCGACGCTGCGCCGGAAGGAGAAGAGCAGTCCGAAGAAACCGACGAAAAGATTATCCCGCTCGCCGACGGCACCGCCACCGTGCAGCCGGCACCCGTGGAAGCGCCCGTGATCGACCATGCGTTCGACCGCGTGGAAACGCAGGTCGTGACGCCCACCTGGGCCAAACTGGCCGTAGCGGCTGCGGTATTGCTCGCATTGTTTGCAGGATGGTCGGCCATGCAGATGACCGACATGAAGAGCGCCAACAACGAAGCCGTAGCCAAAGTGGAAAGCATGGAGGCCGATATGGCGGCGATGAAAGCGCAGACCGAATACAACGAGGCCGTAGCCGCGCTGTTCCGCAGCCCTACTTACAAGCACGTGCATTTGGCAGGCTTGCCCAAGTCGCCCGAAAGCGCCGTATCCGCATTCTGGAACACGCAGACTAACGAAGTGCTGCTGGACGTGCAAAACCTCCCTGCCGCGCCCCAGGGCAAGCAATACCAGCTTTGGAGCATCGTGGACGGCAAACCGGTAGACATTGGTATGCTGGACAATGCATTCACGGGCAAAGTTTTGAAAATGAAAAACACCAAAGCCGGTTCCGCCGCATTCGCCATTACTTTGGAAAAAGAAGGCGGCAACCCGACCCCGACGATGGAGGAAATGTATGTGATGGGGAAAGTGGTGTAG